In a genomic window of Erigeron canadensis isolate Cc75 chromosome 5, C_canadensis_v1, whole genome shotgun sequence:
- the LOC122601886 gene encoding glutathione S-transferase T3-like — protein sequence MARMNDFIPIEEDVYQDDEEVEIVAETQQDDVQQDDDDVQEVQDCGKKTKTKRENWSPAQEVALAQAWVQISECKKYGNEQKADVFWRRVLEHYTSLVGPTTRTIHGLTPKWKQMNATMGLFNGLYNQAKQAKGSGCNDLDIMRVAMADFKTRTKKEFPHHAAWDVVKIHDKWAEQECFQIYQDMGPSRSDSSKRKSGEYETASTGHFIPDMNEDPNPPLEAAAATAKKGKKKASASGSASSTVTDDISEYAKRKTRYLDEKHETDERRARQRDMLFFTNSHAHITDPVMLEIILSEKREIAARHGWQCPF from the exons ATGGCTAGAATGAACGATTTTATTCCGATCGAGGAAGATGTTTATCAAGATGACGAAGAAGTTGAAATTGTAGCGGAAACCCAACAAGACGATGTTCAACAAGATGATGATGACGTGCAAGAAGTCCAAGATTGCGGGAAAAAGACGAAGACAAAGCGTGAAAATTGGTCGCCGGCACAAGAGGTTGCTTTGGCACAAGCTTGGGTTCAAATTTCCGAATGCAAAAAATATGGAAATGAACAAAAAGCGGATGTTTTTTGGCGTCGTGTACTTGAGCATTACACCTCACTTGTCGGCCCGACCACACGGACCATTCATGGGTTAACGCCAAAGTGGAAACAAATGAACGCCACCATGGGTCTCTTCAACGGGCTATACAATCAAGCG aaacaAGCCAAGGGAAGCGGGTGCAACGACTTGGATATTATGAGAGTCGCTATGGCGGATTTCAAGACCCGCACCAAGAAGGAATTTCCTCACCATGCCGCATGGGATGTTGTGAAGATACACGACAAATGGGCCGAGCAAGAATGTTTCCAAATATACCAAGACATGGGACCTTCACGTAGCGACTCTTCAAAAAGGAAATCTGGAGAATATGAGACGGCCAGCACCGGGCACTTCATTCCCGACATGAATGAAGACCCAAACCCTCCATTGGAAGCGGCAGCAGCGACAgcaaaaaagggaaaaaagaaGGCATCCGCATCCGGATCCGCCTCTTCAACTGTGACGGATGACATTAGCGAGTACGCCAAAAGGAAGACGAGATACTTGGATGAAAAACACGAGACGGATGAGAGGCGCGCAAGACAGCGGGACATGTTGTTTTTCACCAACTCTCATGCTCATATAACCGATCCCGTGATGTTGGAAATCATTCTTAGCGAGAAACGCGAAATTGCCGCAAGACATGGATGGCAATGCCCTTTTTAG
- the LOC122601887 gene encoding uncharacterized protein LOC122601887 gives MSSSSESRCVVVGSDSSSESDGMFLHNALQWMEDTASCNAVHNRRTIERQRELGHQILLNDWFVDEPKYDDAYFRKKFRMEKSMFLKIVANIEANFSYFGDGFVKNFEFFDARWRGSFKPLQKVASAVRQLATGNPPDEYDEYLHMAARTGRDSLDHFCDAIIKLYGREYLRRPTQHDVPHIFQAHEECHHMPGMLGSIDCTYVEWLNCPRHLKGQYTRGDHGVPTIMLEITASQDLWIWHAYFGAPGSNNDINVLNQSDLYNTERNGTTPDSSFVVNGRQYKRGYYLTDGIYNKDSAFVKAYQYPTDPKEK, from the coding sequence ATGTCTAGTTCATCGGAATCTCGTTGTGTCGTTGTCGGATCGGATTCATCATCCGAATCCGATGGTATGTTCCTGCATAACGCACTTCAGTGGATGGAAGACACGGCATCTTGTAACGCGGTTCACAACCGCCGAACCATAGAGCGCCAACGCGAACTTGGTCATCAAATTTTGCTTAATGATTGGTTCGTTGATGAGCCAAAATACGATGACGCTTACTTTCGAAAGAAATTTCGAATGGAAAAAAGCATGTTTTTGAAAATCGTCGCCAACATCGAGGCgaatttttcatattttggaGACGGGTTCGTCAAAAATTTCGAATTTTTCGATGCACGTTGGCGAGGCAGTTTCAAACCGCTCCAAAAAGTCGCATCGGCGGTACGTCAACTCGCAACGGGCAATCCGCCCGACGAGTACGATGAGTACTTACACATGGCCGCGAGAACCGGCCGCGATTCTCTTGATCATTTTTGTGACGCCATCATTAAGTTGTATGGTCGTGAGTACTTACGTAGGCCTACCCAACACGACGTTCCTCATATTTTCCAAGCTCACGAAGAGTGCCATCACATGCCGgggatgcttggtagcatcgatTGTACATATGTCGAGTGGTTAAATTGTCCAAGACACTTGAAAGGACAATATACGAGAGGCGACCATGGCGTTCCCACTATTATGCTTGAGATAACCGCTTCTCAagacttgtggatttggcatgcttattTTGGTGCTCCtggttcaaacaacgacatcaacgtgttGAACCAATCCGACTTGTATAACACGGAGCGAAATGGCACGACCCCGGATAGTTCATTCGTCGTTAATGGTCGACAGTACAAACGCGGTTATTATCTAACCGACGGCATCTACAACAAGGACTCGGCGTTTGTTAAAGCATACCAGTATCCTACTGACCCGAAGGAGAAATAA
- the LOC122600105 gene encoding U-box domain-containing protein 44-like, with product MAEILPIGTFLAVAINQVIKTAHAAKDVVIEKESFRVLSAHLFDIVNVLKELEQGTLNDSAITRKALENLEADVKRANTLVEKYKNRGRFYLLIWCRHIVKEVQGVTRDIGKSLSTLCLANNDILSSISDQVSRLQNEMQRAEFTTCQSQNQILDKLNQGLASQKLDNGFANDIIEDIARAVGVMVDPSEIRKELDSFRRDKEEAENRKERAEVYFLEQVIELLSRADAAQDYEHVKDQYMQRLRVIEGHDSRQESIPPYKAFICGITKTVMVDPVSLSNGTAYSRVAIEAWFGSGEKTDPVTGELLEDLSIRPNLQLRQSIQEWKELDYCMRIRSCKPKLLSANDSSIKDAVSEIQELIKENSINKYWISIGGLTEMLINILPNLHNQQVKTEVLRTLKDAVEGHTRNKDLLVAHKGFCGIVPCLGCELILTKAALELIHELVIEDPGQNMDYTRELSRQCNPVSFLISILKDSEPPLVEKAQEILQKLVDVDEQNIIRAAKREWYGPLVHQVIQGSKPTRMAMLRGIVNLELEEHNTKLLCELGLIPPLLEMASADLEAKELSLSMLIKLLTTSENKQIFAAADAVPLVVDLTFSSPLRIPILAKCSEILEKLSSNGDGIKFLVDMNGVQLNLKSLVESLLAFLRNTHLPYTVLRPVLRALCKICDSEAGLVKTAVLTANGVSLVLPLLDHSDSETREAAINLLFLFSNHEPQGVAEFLLKPRRLEAFIGLLESSEKSNVQKAAVGLLANLPKSELALTKKLIELEGLKAIVDILESGDTEAKENALSALFRFTDPTNIEAQKIVVELGTYSLLVGFLKNGTVTAKARAAALIGDLSMRSSELTMTSRKSQWCLCFGQGRASKCPAHGGICSVTDTFCLLEAKALPELVKLLHGEVHATTYEAVQTLSTLVEKESPRRGAHVLHENGAVVPILEVLNWGSESLKVEVLDVLEKIFTLNEMVEWYGSTARIPLVRLTGGSIHEDGHLHRKAVKVLLLIERHSRRSTAVVNGI from the exons ATGGCGGAAATCCTACCAATCGGTACTTTTTTAGCAGTGGCCATAAACCAGGTCATCAAAACGGCTCATGCTGCCAAGGATGTAGTTATCGAAAAGGAGAGTTTCAGGGTCCTCTCGGCTCACCTTTTTGATATTGTGAATGTCCTGAAGGAACTCGAGCAAGGAACATTAAACGATTCAGCAATCACAAGGAAAGCTCTTGAGAACCTTGAGGCAGATGTGAAAAGGGCGAATACCCTTGTAGAAAAGTACAAGAACCGAGGTCGCTTTTACTTGCTGATATGGTGCAGACACATAGTCAAAGAGGTACAAGGGGTAACAAGAGATATTGGCAAGTCTTTGAGCACTTTATGCCTTGCAAACAATGATATCTTATCGAGTATATCTGATCAAGTAAGTCGGTTACAAAATGAAATGCAACGAGCTGAATTCACTACCTGTCAATCTCAGAATCAAATACTTGACAAGTTGAATCAGGGCCTCGCAAGTCAAAAACTGGATAACGGTTTTGCAAATGATATCATTGAAGACATAGCTCGAGCTGTAGGAGTGATGGTAGACCCGTCTGAAATAAGGAAAGAGTTAGATAGCTTTAGAAGAGATAAAGAAGAGGCAGAAAACAGAAAAGAGCGGGCTGAGGTTTATTTCTTGGAACAGGTTATCGAGCTGTTATCACGAGCAGATGCTGCTCAAGATTATGAGCACGTGAAGGATCAGTATATGCAAAGGCTACGTGTAATCGAGGGCCATGATTCAAGACAAGAATCTATTCCACCTTATAAGGCTTTCATTTGTGGTATTACTAAAACTGTGATGGTTGATCCAGTTAGTCTCTCTAATGGTACTGCATACTCCAGAGTGGCTATTGAAGCATGGTTCGGGTCTGGAGAAAAAACTGATCCTGTTACGGGGGAACTTCTTGAAGATTTGTCTATCAGGCCAAATCTTCAGTTGAGACAGTCAATTCAAGAGTGGAAAGAGCTGGATTACTGCATGAGAATTCGATCCTGCAAGCCAAAATTGCTGTCAGCAAATGATTCATCTATTAAAGATGCAGTTTCCGAAATACAGGAGCTTATAAAAGAGAATTCGATTAATAAATATTGGATTTCCATTGGTGGTCTCACTGAAATGCTCATTAACATCCTTCCAAACTTGCATAACCAGCAAGTCAAAACAGAAGTACTACGGACGTTGAAGGATGCTGTTGAAGGACATACAAGAAACAAG GATCTCTTGGTTGCACATAAGGGGTTTTGTGGCATTGTTCCGTGCTTAGGGTGCGAATTAATTCTAACTAAGGCTGCATTAGAATTGATACATGAATTAGTGATTGAGGACCCAGGTCAAAATATGGACTATACCCGAGAACTCTCTCGCCAATGTAATCCAGTTTCTTTTCTTATATCCATCCTGAAAGATTCAGAGCCGCCATTAGTTGAGAAAGCACAGGAAATCTTGCAGAAACTTGTAGATGTTGACGAACAAAATATTATTCGGGCTGCCAAAAGGGAATGGTATGGGCCTCTTGTCCATCAGGTTATTCAAG GTTCAAAACCAACTAGAATGGCGATGTTAAGAGGGATTGTTAATCTGGAGCTTGAAGAACATAACACAAAGCTTCTCTGTGAGCTAGGTTTGATTCCACCCTTGCTGGAAATGGCAtctgctgatcttgaagccaaaGAATTATCATTATCTATGCTCATAAAGCTTCTAACAACTTCAGAGAACAAACAAATCTTCGCAGCTGCTGATGCAGTTCCTCTAGTGGTAGACCTCACGTTTTCTTCCCCTTTACGAATCCCCATTCTTGCTAAATGCTCAGAGATCCTAGAAAAGCTTTCTTCTAATGGTGATGGGATCAAGTTTCTTGTTGATATGAATGGAGTCCAACTGAATCTCAAGTCACTAGTTGAGAGTTTATTAGCTTTTCTACGGAATACCCACTTACCTTATACTGTTTTAAGGCCTGTTCTACGTGCACTTTGTAAAATATGTGATTCAGAAGCCGGGCTAGTGAAAACTGCAGTTCTTACTGCTAACGGTGTTTCTCTTGTCTTACCTCTTCTTGATCATTCAGATAGTGAAACACGTGAAGCCGCCATCAACCTCCTCTTTTTATTCTCCAATCATGAACCACAAGGCGTGGCGGAGTTCCTCCTAAAGCCAAGAAGATTAGAGGCGTTTATTGGTCTTCTAGAAAGTTCTGAAAAAAGTAATGTACAGAAGGCAGCTGTTGGTTTGTTAGCAAACCTTCCAAAATCAGAACTTGCGCTCACAAAGAAGTTGATTGAATTAGAAGGACTTAAAGCCATTGTCGACATATTGGAATCAGGAGATACAGAAGCAAAAGAAAACGCTTTAAGTGCTCTTTTCAGGTTCACGGATCCAACTAATATCGAGGCTCAAAAAATTGTGGTTGAACTTGGGACGTATAGTTTACTTGTGGGTTTTCTTAAAAATGGCACCGTTACGGCAAAGGCGCGAGCTGCTGCTCTCATTGGTGATCTTTCCATGAGAAGTTCTGAACTCACCATGACATCAAGAAAAAGTCAATGGTGTTTGTGTTTTGGTCAAGGCAGGGCCAGCAAATGCCCAGCCCATGGAGGGATATGCAGTGTAACTGATACATTTTGTCTCTTGGAGGCAAAAGCATTACCCGAGCTGGTCAAACTTTTACATGGGGAGGTCCATGCCACAACCTATGAAGCAGTTCAGACACTGTCAACTTTGGTAGAAAAGGAGTCACCTCGCAGAGGTGCACATGTTTTGCATGAGAATGGGGCAGTGGTTCCTATTTTGGAGGTTTTGAACTGGGGTTCGGAATCTTTAAAGGTGGAAGTGTTAGATGTGCTAGAGAAAATATTTACATTGAATGAAATGGTTGAGTGGTATGGGTCAACGGCTAGAATACCTCTTGTTCGGTTAACTGGTGGTAGCATTCATGAAGATGGACATCTTCATAGGAAGGCTGTGAAAGTGTTGTTGCTTATTGAGCGTCATTCACGTCGATCCACTGCTGTTGTTAATGGGATATAG